The sequence below is a genomic window from Globicephala melas chromosome 14, mGloMel1.2, whole genome shotgun sequence.
ATACTCggtaaaaatagcttttaaaagttGTCCCAAGAGGTACATAAAATCAACCCCAATTTTCATGACAATTCATTCTCCCTCGTTTACAGATTCAGTTTTCTGTGCCTGTGGAGAAAGAACGGAAGACAAAAAAGATAGAGTTACTATTAAAACAACTATAAGCCAAAGAAGATTCTACCCCACCGACACACACACTTCGGAACATCTGTTTTTTAGCAGCTCTACTGCAAAACCGACTTCAACTCTGGGTGTAATACAGACAAGGCAGGAAAATAGGACACAAACGCTTGGCTGCCTTTATtgctttctgctttgcaaacgACCACGGAAGCTTTACCTGTGAGCTCCCTCGGTTCACGATAAAAAGAACACCACACTACTATCTGATGCTAGTCACTGCAAACGTGCGGAATTTTCTACTGTACCCTTAACTCTCACTGTTTCAATCTGCCCCTTTACTGACAGTGTGCTGGGTGGGGTACCTCTGGAGGCTGAGACATTAACAGTTGAGCGAGAGATGTGGATCTGCAATAACATTACAGGCAATAAAGAGAGACGTTATGAACATGCGGTCGCCAGCTGAAGGATCGAGCAATTGCTTTCAAGACACTGATTCAATCAGCGGGAGGTATTTCGGGAAAGTACCTCTTCTGCTTTAGTGTCACCGTTTTCAGATGGTGCAGTACCTTCCTTTCCAGCTTCttgcttttcctccttctcccctttcgCACCTTTGTTAACCTTTGTTGCCAGTTCTTTCTAACAGGGGATCAAAGCACAGGGAAACAGAGTGTGTTAGACACGGTGTGATGTTGTGCAAACTCAGCCAGCCTCCGTCCAAGCACAGGGGGAAACACGAGCAAGGCCAATGTGGTGGCTTTCAGGGGAAAATGGAAACCCGGTTCCCCTGAGCTTTGAGTGAGTTCCACTGAGGCTCCGTGAACACGTAACAGGCGGCTTAGAAAATCCACTGGACTTTGATTTCCCCTCGTGTGTGTCTTTGGAGAGCACCGTCTCTTGCTAAAGTGAGAAGTGGCTCTGCCATGGCGAAGTAGCAGCAGGGGGACGTGGTGAAGCCAGGGCAGACCCAGCAAGAGGAACACTGCGCGTGGGGACCTGGGGCTTAAGTGACAAGAAAGCTGAGAAAGCGCTTAAAAGGAAGgcccagaggaagaaaaattcctgattttaagaccaagctgggacttccctggcggtccagtggttaagactctgcgcttccactgcagggggcacgggttcgatccctggtcggggaactaagatcccacaagctgtgcggtgcggccaaaaagtaaaaaaaataaaaagaaccaagCCACAGAAATGAGTTCCGCTTCCGAACTGCCTACTCATACCATGATAACATACACATCGTTTCAAAAAATTCACAGCAAGGGATGACGCTCTGGAGGGCAGGGTACAGAAAGGCCACTTGGGGGTAAATTCCTTAACAGTCCTgtgctgcagtttcctcatctgccaaaCGGGATACGTGTATCTACCTCAGTGGGGCTGATGGGAGGATCTATGCATAGGATAAGCACCATGTAACTGTTTGCCGGTATTAATTATCTGCTGGTATTGACTATTATAGGAATTATTATTAGTCCTCAGACTGACCTCCTCAGATCAGTTACGTGAAGTCAGAAGCCCCTCCCCACGCCTCCAGCTGTTGGCAGCAGTGTCGCCCGGGCCCAGGCTCACCCCTTCTGAGCCCCACCTGAACGGCGTGTTCTCGAGGCAGCTACCAAACCCCGCCTTGGACATGAGGCTTCTCACGCCAACACGCTCTGACCTCCTTCGCTTTACGGACCAAACGGAAAACACACTCCCAGTGAAACATAAAGTTGTGCTCTCTGCCTTCGGAGAAAGCCTGTCTGTAGCTGGCGGAAGTTTTCCAGTCTGTACGTTGAGCCTGGATCATAAAATGTCCTCGTGCCTCGGATGACTCTGGGATATGGGATTATAATTTATTCACTGCTGAAAAAGCCAAAGTGGGGCGGGGGACCACCTCTTACCTTAGCAGATGTTTTTCTTGGTTTAGGTTCAGGTTTTGGTGGAGCTGGTTTCTGCAAAGACAAATTAAGTTATACAAATACtgaaaaaagacaaccctcggcgCCAAAAGGAACAGCGACAAGACTGCTAAAGACAGTCCATTTTGACTATGATGttcatttcaaaaaaatatgTCGTCCTATTTTCAGCATCAGGTAGCAGCAAAAAGACCTCCGCATTTCATAACTATTTTCATCCTGGGTTCTCAAGTGAATGGCAGGTGAGATCTGAAAGCCAACTCACTATTCCCCGGGCCAGGACAGCTCTCTGGGAACAGATTTAAGCTTCTGTGTCCCATGTCTCTGTACTTCCTTTTATCACAACACAGCAGCAAGAGGAACGACTCAGGCCCTTGGCCAAATGACTCGGTGAATTCAGGGTCACCAGCCTCCCGAACAGTCTAGAAATCCTAGCACCATCACAGGCAAAAGCCCATTGGGAATAAGAGAGCTGCCCGTGAAGTGTTCCAAAGCCAGTTCCAAATCCTCCCACCTCCGATGCAGGTTTCAAGTGCTTGTTGAAGGC
It includes:
- the HMGN3 gene encoding high mobility group nucleosome-binding domain-containing protein 3; this translates as MPKRKSPENPEGKDGSKVTKQEPTRRSARLSAKPAPPKPEPKPRKTSAKKELATKVNKGAKGEKEEKQEAGKEGTAPSENGDTKAEEAQKTESVNEGE